A genomic window from Symmachiella macrocystis includes:
- a CDS encoding IS5 family transposase (programmed frameshift) produces the protein MFWPSVRRHKHGVQDGAKTQLTDEQWDRIKDLFPWEPPTRYGGRPRKAPRDCLEGILWVLRSGARWKDLPNSFPSFSTCWRRFRDWTESGVFKIAWARLLDDLGEINWEEAMADGTFSPAKKGAPEVGKTKRGKGTKIMLLINGEGLPLGVDTESASASEVNLIERLVDRRTTQRPPARLIYDKAGDSDPLRERLAARGIDLICPHRRNRKRPATQDGRKVRRYRRRYEVERTIAWLQYFRRLVTRYEYHAHLFQGFAQLACLFTVLQTF, from the exons GTGTTCTGGCCGTCGGTTCGACGGCACAAGCACGGCGTCCAGGACGGAGCCAAGACACAACTTACGGATGAGCAATGGGATCGGATCAAAGACCTCTTTCCGTGGGAACCGCCCACGCGATACGGCGGACGCCCTCGCAAAGCCCCGCGCGATTGCCTGGAAGGCATCCTGTGGGTGCTTCGCAGCGGGGCGCGTTGGAAAGATTTACCAAATTCGTTTCCCTCTTTTTCAACTTGCTGGCGACGATTTCGAGATTGGACCGAATCGGGCGTGTTCAAGATCGCTTGGGCGCGGCTGCTCGACGACTTGGGCGAAATCAACTGGGAGGAAGCGATGGCCGATGGCACGTTTTCCCCAGCAAAAAAAGGGGCGC CCGAGGTCGGTAAGACCAAGCGCGGCAAGGGGACGAAGATCATGTTGCTCATCAACGGCGAGGGTTTGCCGTTGGGAGTCGACACCGAATCGGCCAGCGCCTCTGAAGTGAATTTGATCGAGCGGTTGGTGGATCGTCGCACGACGCAGCGGCCACCGGCGCGATTGATTTACGACAAAGCCGGCGACAGCGATCCGTTGCGTGAACGTTTGGCGGCGCGGGGCATCGATTTGATTTGTCCGCATCGCCGCAATCGCAAGCGGCCTGCGACTCAGGACGGTCGCAAGGTTCGGCGGTATCGGCGACGGTATGAAGTCGAACGCACAATTGCCTGGCTGCAATATTTCCGGCGTCTGGTGACGCGTTACGAATACCACGCTCACCTCTTCCAGGGCTTCGCCCAACTTGCGTGTTTGTTCACTGTGTTACAGACGTTTTGA